The following coding sequences are from one SAR86 cluster bacterium window:
- the yghU gene encoding glutathione-dependent disulfide-bond oxidoreductase, which translates to MSDSQYIPPKVWKWDSKNGGKFANINRPISGSTHEKELPVGKHPIQLYSLGTPNGIKVTVMLEELLALGHEGAEYDAFLINIGKGDQFGSGFVEINPNSKIPALLDRSTNPHTRVFESGAMLVYLAEKFGELLPTDPSKKAECMSWLFWQMGSAPYLGGGFGHFYAYAPEKFQYPIDRFAMEVKRQLDVLDKNLAERKFICGDDYTIADIAISPWYGTLVLRNIYDAAEFLDVASYENVVRWASEVSDRVAYKRGARVNRSPDQLKDNAILERHDASDLD; encoded by the coding sequence ATGTCAGATTCACAATACATTCCACCAAAAGTCTGGAAGTGGGACAGCAAAAATGGCGGTAAATTTGCAAACATAAATAGACCAATTTCTGGATCAACACACGAGAAAGAATTACCTGTTGGCAAACATCCAATTCAATTGTACTCTTTAGGTACACCAAATGGGATAAAGGTAACCGTCATGTTAGAAGAACTTCTAGCTTTGGGTCACGAAGGAGCTGAATATGACGCTTTCTTGATTAATATTGGTAAAGGCGACCAATTTGGAAGTGGCTTTGTAGAGATTAACCCAAACTCAAAAATTCCTGCATTACTTGATCGAAGTACTAATCCACATACTAGAGTTTTCGAATCTGGTGCAATGTTGGTTTATTTGGCAGAAAAATTTGGAGAACTTTTACCAACCGATCCATCGAAAAAAGCTGAATGCATGTCTTGGTTATTTTGGCAGATGGGGAGTGCCCCATACCTTGGAGGTGGTTTTGGGCATTTTTATGCATACGCTCCAGAAAAATTTCAATATCCCATCGATAGATTTGCTATGGAAGTTAAAAGACAATTAGACGTGTTAGATAAAAATTTAGCGGAGAGGAAATTTATTTGTGGAGACGACTACACTATTGCTGATATTGCTATTTCACCTTGGTATGGCACTCTAGTACTTAGGAACATTTATGATGCTGCAGAGTTTTTAGATGTTGCTTCTTATGAAAATGTTGTGCGCTGGGCATCTGAAGTTTCAGATCGTGTAGCTTACAAAAGGGGTGCTAGAGTCAATAGATCTCCAGATCAATTAAAAGATAATGCAATACTTGAACGTCACGATGCCAGTGATTTAGATTAA
- a CDS encoding CPBP family intramembrane metalloprotease: MILIFLKSTNRDLNLRQIFWIIYLFIISLVEEIAFRLSIPLIATEVFGTELFWFYVFLSNIFFASIHYFTLRWKIRACILAFLGGMAFSRVLESTEDLALLIILHWAITFLNTPTAPKIENLAMKN; encoded by the coding sequence ATGATTCTTATTTTTTTAAAAAGTACAAATAGGGATTTAAATCTTCGACAAATATTTTGGATAATTTATTTATTTATTATTTCTTTAGTTGAAGAAATTGCCTTTAGATTGTCGATACCATTAATAGCGACAGAAGTTTTCGGAACCGAATTGTTTTGGTTTTATGTTTTTTTGAGCAACATATTTTTCGCAAGTATTCATTACTTTACTTTGCGTTGGAAGATTAGAGCTTGTATTTTGGCTTTTCTTGGTGGAATGGCTTTTAGCAGAGTATTGGAATCAACAGAAGATTTAGCTCTACTAATAATCTTGCATTGGGCAATCACTTTTTTAAATACACCAACCGCTCCAAAAATAGAAAACTTGGCTATGAAGAACTGA
- a CDS encoding alpha-hydroxy-acid oxidizing protein: MPRSLKNCNNFKDLKDLARRRLPGPIYHYIDGAAEDETTYKRNTEAFQDVDLVPNVLAGVENIDMSVKVMGYELGIPIFCSPTALQRLFHYQGERAVAKAAEKFNTLFGVSSLGTVKLKDIDELINTPKMFQFYFHKDRGLNDSMITLAQEANFEILTLTVDTITGGNRERDLRTGFTTPPKLTPKSIFQFGMKPAWALNYLFREKFELSQLSSHVKEGTNISISVGDYFTTMLDQSMTWDEVIKLKENWGRKFCLKGIMSPKDARRAVEMKADAIMVSNHGGRQLDGGRSSFDQLDEILQEVGGEIEVILDGGIQRGTHVLKALAMGATACSGGRMYLFGLAAAGQEGVEKALGNMKSEIERDMKLMGVKKISDLNPSMIRFR; this comes from the coding sequence ATGCCTAGATCACTTAAAAACTGTAACAACTTCAAAGATTTAAAAGACTTGGCAAGAAGAAGACTGCCAGGTCCAATTTATCACTACATTGATGGAGCTGCAGAAGATGAGACAACCTATAAAAGAAATACAGAAGCATTTCAGGATGTTGATTTAGTTCCGAATGTGCTTGCCGGCGTAGAAAATATTGACATGTCAGTGAAAGTAATGGGTTATGAGTTAGGAATACCAATTTTTTGTTCTCCGACCGCTCTACAAAGGCTCTTCCATTATCAAGGCGAAAGAGCGGTGGCCAAAGCTGCTGAGAAGTTCAATACCTTGTTTGGCGTTTCATCTTTAGGAACGGTAAAACTTAAAGATATAGATGAACTGATCAATACTCCTAAAATGTTTCAGTTCTATTTTCATAAGGACAGAGGTTTAAATGATTCAATGATTACCCTGGCTCAGGAAGCTAACTTTGAAATTTTAACCTTAACAGTTGATACCATCACTGGGGGTAATCGAGAAAGAGACTTGCGAACAGGTTTTACTACGCCTCCAAAATTAACACCGAAAAGCATTTTTCAGTTCGGCATGAAACCTGCTTGGGCTTTAAATTATTTATTCAGAGAAAAATTTGAACTTTCTCAATTATCAAGTCACGTAAAGGAAGGAACAAATATTTCTATATCTGTTGGAGATTATTTTACGACTATGCTTGATCAGAGTATGACTTGGGACGAAGTTATCAAGCTCAAAGAAAACTGGGGAAGAAAATTTTGTCTCAAAGGCATAATGAGTCCAAAGGATGCGAGAAGAGCAGTAGAAATGAAGGCTGATGCAATTATGGTCTCAAATCATGGGGGAAGACAACTTGATGGGGGAAGAAGTTCTTTCGATCAACTTGATGAAATTCTGCAAGAAGTGGGTGGAGAAATTGAGGTGATTCTCGATGGAGGTATACAAAGAGGGACACATGTATTAAAAGCGTTGGCAATGGGCGCAACAGCTTGCTCAGGGGGAAGAATGTATTTATTTGGGCTAGCTGCTGCAGGACAAGAAGGAGTTGAAAAAGCCCTTGGAAATATGAAAAGTGAAATCGAAAGAGATATGAAATTAATGGGAGTAAAAAAAATAAGTGATTTAAATCCTTCTATGATCAGATTTCGCTAG
- a CDS encoding glutathione S-transferase family protein, with protein sequence MSSLLKIYGVPMSQACRSLIWLVLNKKMSFELVLTMPGSKKENGTRHPTYLEKFPNATIPALEDPNTGFLLSESHAIMCYLCNKFEWFDFYPKDNEKRAKVDDFLHYHHRKVKEASLAYFAPKVRTDLNLPEILIGNAKRSFKDSLNALDTNWLEKNRFITGDQVTLADLAAYVEIGQLRDCYTNLYDFSPLKNVERWIEDMTNVEGHDDAHLVLKELGDISENPPSMENIAKANITGFKRILELTS encoded by the coding sequence ATGAGTAGCCTTTTAAAAATTTATGGCGTCCCTATGTCTCAAGCTTGTAGGTCCCTAATATGGTTAGTTTTGAATAAAAAAATGTCTTTTGAATTAGTTTTAACAATGCCAGGATCCAAAAAAGAAAATGGAACTCGTCATCCAACTTATTTAGAAAAGTTTCCAAACGCAACAATTCCTGCATTGGAAGATCCAAACACAGGTTTTTTGCTTTCTGAATCTCACGCAATTATGTGTTACCTATGTAATAAATTTGAATGGTTCGACTTTTATCCGAAAGATAACGAAAAACGTGCAAAAGTTGATGATTTTCTTCATTATCATCATCGAAAAGTTAAGGAGGCTTCTTTAGCTTATTTTGCTCCAAAGGTAAGAACCGATTTAAATCTTCCTGAAATTTTAATTGGAAATGCTAAAAGGTCTTTTAAAGACTCATTAAATGCTTTAGATACCAACTGGTTAGAAAAGAACAGGTTTATCACTGGAGATCAAGTGACATTAGCAGATTTAGCAGCCTATGTTGAAATTGGTCAATTGCGAGATTGTTATACGAATCTTTATGATTTTAGTCCTCTGAAGAACGTTGAGCGTTGGATTGAAGATATGACAAATGTAGAAGGCCATGACGATGCTCATCTAGTCTTAAAAGAGCTAGGCGATATCAGCGAGAATCCTCCATCCATGGAAAATATTGCAAAAGCGAACATTACAGGTTTTAAAAGAATATTGGAATTGACTTCCTAA
- a CDS encoding alpha/beta fold hydrolase — MIEKNETFGGTWPYRANFCESAGFKQHYVDEGPRDGEVIVCLHGEPTWGYLYRNFIPHLSKHYRVVVPDHMGFGKSETPQDKIYTLKTHVENLVALVESLELKNITFVCQDWGGPITGAYAIRYPDKVKRVALLNTLFGFGGPPANSEPTEWFQWIAKHHEAGTLEGILGELGSTILSVMKIIGFENSSVINSDWIKAYSSPFPNRASCKGGIEFPLDIHLQRAFEYIIEGVETGNIDALKTKPAMLAVGLKDRAIRPENQIADFRGLFPIAPINTFEQAGHFCQEDIPEILVPLIHQFIQANP, encoded by the coding sequence ATGATTGAGAAAAATGAAACTTTTGGAGGTACGTGGCCATATAGAGCTAATTTCTGTGAATCTGCCGGCTTTAAACAGCATTATGTTGATGAAGGTCCCAGAGACGGAGAAGTAATAGTTTGTTTGCATGGCGAACCAACTTGGGGATATTTATATCGAAATTTTATACCCCATTTATCTAAACATTACCGAGTGGTTGTTCCCGACCATATGGGTTTTGGTAAAAGCGAAACACCACAAGACAAAATCTACACTTTAAAAACACACGTAGAAAATCTTGTTGCATTGGTTGAATCACTTGAGTTGAAGAATATAACTTTTGTTTGCCAAGACTGGGGTGGACCAATTACCGGTGCCTATGCAATTCGATATCCAGATAAAGTGAAAAGGGTTGCTCTTTTGAATACTCTTTTTGGCTTTGGCGGCCCACCAGCTAATTCTGAGCCTACAGAATGGTTCCAGTGGATTGCTAAGCATCATGAAGCTGGAACTCTTGAGGGTATTTTAGGCGAACTTGGTTCAACAATTTTATCAGTTATGAAAATCATTGGGTTTGAAAACTCTTCTGTTATAAATTCGGATTGGATAAAAGCTTACTCATCACCATTTCCTAATCGTGCTTCTTGTAAAGGGGGGATTGAATTTCCACTTGATATTCATCTGCAAAGAGCATTTGAATACATTATTGAAGGAGTGGAAACAGGAAACATTGATGCTTTAAAGACGAAACCTGCAATGCTTGCCGTGGGTCTTAAAGATCGAGCAATTCGTCCAGAAAATCAGATCGCTGATTTTAGGGGTCTGTTTCCAATAGCTCCTATTAATACTTTTGAACAAGCTGGTCATTTTTGTCAGGAAGATATTCCAGAAATTTTAGTGCCTCTAATTCATCAATTCATACAAGCCAATCCTTAA
- a CDS encoding peptide MFS transporter — MYEKEFELSKNSFFGHPIGLRTLFFTELWERMSYYGMRGLLVLYMTIGVIGNPGLGWSNLEANAIYGIYAGMVYFLALPGGWLADNLLGYQKAVLYGALIIMLGHFTLAIPLEQTFILGLAFVAIGTGLLKPNISSIVGQLYSDLDERRDSGFTVFYMSINIGSMLGFAICGYLGERIGWHWGFGAAGVGMLFGVMQFIYFKKNLGDAGLYPNEMSESKRNTFKFWSIISIIFFSAVVITGMLGLWSIDPVFFAERFRDFLVTVSFIYFGYLFFFAGLTSFEKKNVLMLLLLFVGAAAFWSGFDQSAGSLSIFTRDYVNLNFGAFQAPVSWTQFLNPLFVVMFAPFFAYLWIILGKKNLNPNTPIKFAIGLIFMGLGFIVMLYAVEYAMVSAPVGVQWLLLTYLLHTFGELTLSPVGLSAFSRYSPKRYLGQMMGLWFLASSLGGVLAGLFGGEATESGLSSMTPIFTELIYYYLILAAVLVGLSFFVKGKISSS, encoded by the coding sequence ATGTACGAAAAAGAATTCGAGCTTTCAAAAAATAGTTTTTTTGGTCATCCAATAGGTTTAAGAACTTTATTCTTTACAGAACTTTGGGAGCGCATGTCTTATTATGGAATGCGCGGATTGTTAGTTCTTTACATGACTATTGGCGTAATTGGGAATCCAGGATTAGGATGGTCGAATTTAGAAGCCAATGCAATTTACGGGATTTATGCGGGAATGGTTTATTTCTTAGCGTTACCTGGCGGTTGGCTTGCGGATAACCTACTAGGCTATCAAAAAGCTGTCCTTTATGGAGCATTGATTATAATGCTCGGACACTTCACTTTAGCTATTCCTTTGGAACAAACTTTTATCTTAGGCTTGGCTTTTGTAGCCATCGGTACCGGGTTATTGAAACCAAATATTTCATCGATCGTTGGTCAACTATACTCTGATCTAGACGAGCGAAGAGATTCTGGTTTCACAGTATTTTACATGTCCATAAATATTGGAAGTATGCTAGGTTTTGCTATTTGTGGTTATTTGGGAGAGCGTATTGGTTGGCATTGGGGTTTTGGAGCAGCAGGTGTTGGTATGTTATTTGGAGTAATGCAATTTATTTATTTCAAGAAAAATTTAGGTGACGCAGGTTTGTATCCCAATGAAATGTCTGAGAGTAAAAGAAACACTTTTAAATTTTGGTCTATTATTTCAATAATTTTTTTCTCTGCTGTAGTTATAACCGGAATGCTTGGATTATGGAGTATAGATCCAGTTTTTTTTGCTGAACGTTTTAGAGATTTTCTAGTGACTGTTTCTTTTATTTACTTTGGTTACTTATTTTTCTTTGCAGGTTTAACAAGTTTTGAGAAGAAAAACGTTTTGATGCTTCTATTATTGTTTGTTGGTGCCGCAGCTTTTTGGTCAGGATTTGATCAATCCGCTGGTTCTTTGTCTATTTTCACTAGAGATTATGTGAATCTTAACTTCGGAGCATTTCAAGCACCAGTAAGTTGGACCCAATTTCTAAATCCACTTTTTGTGGTTATGTTTGCTCCTTTTTTTGCTTATCTTTGGATTATCCTTGGCAAAAAAAACCTTAATCCAAACACTCCAATCAAATTTGCTATTGGTTTAATTTTTATGGGTTTAGGCTTTATTGTGATGCTTTATGCAGTAGAGTACGCCATGGTTTCAGCCCCTGTCGGAGTTCAATGGTTGCTTTTAACTTATTTGTTGCATACTTTTGGAGAATTGACATTATCGCCTGTAGGACTATCGGCTTTTTCTAGATATTCACCAAAAAGATATCTTGGCCAAATGATGGGGCTATGGTTTTTAGCTTCCTCCTTAGGTGGAGTATTAGCCGGATTATTTGGTGGAGAAGCCACAGAATCTGGTTTGAGCAGTATGACACCAATTTTTACTGAACTTATTTATTACTATCTGATTTTGGCAGCAGTTTTGGTGGGTTTATCTTTTTTTGTAAAAGGTAAGATCAGTTCTTCATAG
- the guaA gene encoding glutamine-hydrolyzing GMP synthase, with protein sequence MKNSIDSEKILILDFGSQYTQLIARRVREIGVFSEIVSHQISFKEILKFNPKGIILSGGPESVYTKKTLKIDSKILESNIPILGICYGMQLIAQHFKGKVKTSNKSEFGDTKVKLNKGKIFKKISTKELNVWMSHGDKVTKLPRGFKRVAFSNNCSIAAIENQKQKIYGLQFHPEVTHTEKGSKILEVFTKEICCCSGKWRSKNIVELLVQEIKTKVGNSKVLLGISGGVDSSVTAALMHKAIGSKLECIFVDNGLLRKDEARQVKKDLKKALGVKINFADSEKLFLKNLKGKTDPEEKRKIIGKTFVDVFLKEAKKLKKVEYLAQGTIYPDVIESSGIKGGKAHVIKSHHNVGGLPEYLKLPLVEPLNSLFKDEVRNIGLALGLPKTLIGRHPFPGPGLAVRMLGEITKEKLEVLREADQIFIDELINANLYNKVSQAFAVFLPVKSVGVVGDARRYEYVIALRAAETIDFMTAKASKISHNLLNKVSDRIINEIPKVSRVVYDISSKPPATIEWE encoded by the coding sequence GTGAAAAACAGTATAGATTCTGAAAAAATTTTAATCTTAGATTTCGGATCTCAATATACTCAATTGATTGCAAGAAGAGTAAGGGAAATAGGTGTTTTTTCAGAAATTGTTTCCCATCAAATTTCATTTAAAGAAATTCTTAAATTTAATCCCAAAGGAATTATTCTCTCGGGAGGACCTGAATCGGTCTACACAAAAAAAACTTTAAAAATAGATAGCAAAATTTTGGAGAGTAATATTCCAATACTTGGCATCTGTTATGGCATGCAATTAATCGCTCAACATTTCAAAGGTAAAGTAAAAACCTCTAATAAGAGTGAATTTGGCGACACTAAAGTGAAACTTAACAAAGGAAAAATATTCAAAAAAATCTCAACAAAAGAGCTTAACGTATGGATGAGCCATGGCGACAAAGTTACAAAACTTCCGCGAGGTTTTAAGAGAGTTGCTTTTAGCAATAATTGTTCAATTGCCGCAATAGAAAATCAAAAACAAAAAATATACGGGTTACAGTTTCACCCGGAAGTGACTCATACTGAAAAAGGTTCAAAAATTTTAGAAGTATTTACTAAGGAAATCTGTTGTTGTTCCGGAAAATGGCGATCAAAAAATATTGTTGAGTTATTAGTACAAGAAATCAAAACAAAGGTCGGAAACAGCAAAGTGCTTTTAGGAATATCGGGTGGCGTTGATTCTTCTGTTACAGCAGCTTTAATGCACAAAGCAATTGGATCTAAGCTTGAGTGTATTTTTGTAGACAATGGTCTTTTAAGAAAAGATGAAGCGAGGCAAGTTAAAAAAGATTTAAAAAAAGCTTTAGGTGTGAAAATAAACTTTGCAGATTCAGAAAAACTTTTTTTGAAAAACTTAAAAGGGAAAACTGATCCCGAAGAAAAGCGAAAAATAATTGGTAAAACTTTTGTTGATGTTTTTTTAAAAGAGGCTAAAAAATTAAAAAAGGTCGAATATTTAGCCCAAGGAACTATTTATCCTGACGTTATAGAATCTTCTGGTATCAAAGGAGGAAAAGCCCATGTGATTAAGTCACATCATAATGTGGGAGGCTTGCCTGAGTATTTAAAATTACCCTTAGTTGAGCCTCTAAACTCTCTATTTAAAGATGAAGTTAGAAACATTGGCTTAGCATTAGGCCTGCCGAAGACTTTGATCGGAAGGCATCCTTTTCCTGGACCAGGGCTTGCTGTCAGAATGTTAGGAGAGATTACTAAGGAAAAATTAGAAGTACTAAGAGAGGCAGATCAAATATTTATTGACGAATTAATTAATGCAAATTTATATAATAAAGTTAGTCAGGCTTTCGCAGTATTTCTTCCTGTAAAAAGTGTTGGCGTTGTAGGCGATGCTAGAAGATATGAGTATGTAATAGCACTCAGAGCGGCCGAAACAATTGACTTTATGACTGCAAAAGCATCAAAAATTTCACACAATTTATTAAACAAAGTATCTGATCGAATTATCAATGAAATCCCGAAAGTTTCTAGGGTGGTTTATGATATTTCTAGTAAACCACCAGCAACAATTGAGTGGGAATAA
- a CDS encoding GMP reductase: MLLNEDIKLDYSDVLIRPKRSTMSSRGEVNLERTHQFLWSKKKWTGIPIMSANMDTVGTPAMHKVLSRYNLITCPAKQYLKKETEKFKKGKSNICWFGGIEDISSLSKTSTGFIGLDVANGYTIRFVDAVKKLREKCPKATIAAGNVVTADMTQELILAGADIVKVGIGPGSVCTTRIKTGIGYPQLSAVIECADAAHGLGAHIIADGGCVNSGDIVKAFAGGADFVMIGGMLAGHDECEGEVENGLMKFYGMASESAMDKHHNHNEYRGVEGKTVEVQYRGKADNTIKDILSGIRSACTYVGANRLKTLSKCTTFVRVNNTHNTIYGNE, translated from the coding sequence TTGTTATTAAATGAAGACATAAAACTTGATTATTCAGATGTGCTCATAAGACCAAAAAGGTCAACTATGAGCTCTCGGGGAGAAGTCAATCTAGAGAGAACACATCAGTTTTTATGGAGTAAAAAGAAGTGGACAGGAATACCTATTATGTCTGCAAATATGGATACAGTTGGAACCCCTGCAATGCATAAAGTCCTATCTAGATATAATCTAATCACTTGTCCCGCCAAACAATATCTTAAAAAAGAAACAGAGAAGTTTAAAAAGGGAAAAAGTAATATCTGTTGGTTTGGAGGCATTGAAGATATTTCTAGCCTCTCTAAAACCTCAACTGGTTTTATAGGCTTGGACGTTGCAAATGGCTACACCATACGATTCGTAGATGCAGTAAAAAAATTAAGAGAAAAATGTCCAAAAGCAACTATAGCTGCAGGTAATGTTGTTACTGCAGATATGACTCAAGAATTAATACTTGCAGGAGCAGATATAGTAAAAGTAGGTATTGGTCCAGGATCTGTATGTACCACGAGAATAAAAACTGGAATTGGCTATCCTCAGCTAAGCGCAGTAATAGAATGCGCCGATGCTGCTCATGGCCTCGGAGCACACATCATTGCTGATGGAGGTTGTGTAAATTCTGGTGACATTGTCAAAGCATTTGCTGGCGGCGCTGATTTTGTGATGATAGGCGGAATGCTTGCTGGACATGATGAATGTGAAGGTGAAGTAGAAAATGGATTAATGAAATTTTATGGAATGGCCTCTGAATCTGCAATGGATAAACATCACAATCATAATGAATACCGTGGGGTAGAAGGCAAAACAGTTGAAGTTCAATATCGAGGCAAAGCGGACAATACAATCAAAGATATCTTAAGTGGAATCAGATCTGCATGTACTTATGTAGGTGCAAATCGTCTCAAAACACTTTCTAAATGCACAACCTTTGTTCGAGTTAACAATACACATAACACCATTTATGGAAACGAATAA
- a CDS encoding enoyl-CoA hydratase-related protein, with the protein MITLEKKNHVYLLKMNAGENRWNTSFVREFSDALDEVELDDGPGALVTSSTDEKFFSNGLDLDWVKNPEKYPQSGDREVFSEEFMYLMGRMITLPVPTICAINGHAFGAGFMLSLSHDVRVMREDRGFICANEIQLGMKIPRPELALFRHKIPANSFFETVQLSKRWTGPDALNAGIVQAVGSIDELQEMALRKAVELAPLAADRKNFGAHKEMLYGENAAINLNHGPAHMLKNSKEFDV; encoded by the coding sequence GTGATTACTTTAGAAAAGAAAAATCATGTTTACCTTTTGAAAATGAATGCTGGCGAAAATCGCTGGAATACCTCATTTGTAAGAGAATTTTCAGATGCTTTGGATGAAGTTGAATTGGATGATGGTCCTGGAGCATTAGTTACCTCTTCTACGGATGAAAAGTTTTTTTCAAACGGGTTGGATCTAGATTGGGTTAAAAATCCAGAGAAATATCCTCAAAGCGGAGACAGAGAAGTTTTCAGTGAAGAATTCATGTATCTCATGGGCAGAATGATTACTCTGCCAGTTCCAACTATATGTGCAATCAATGGTCACGCTTTTGGAGCTGGTTTCATGCTTAGTTTATCGCATGATGTAAGAGTAATGAGAGAAGATAGAGGTTTTATTTGTGCCAATGAGATTCAATTAGGAATGAAAATACCTAGACCAGAATTAGCTTTATTCCGACATAAAATTCCAGCTAATTCTTTTTTCGAAACAGTGCAGTTATCCAAACGATGGACTGGTCCTGACGCACTAAATGCTGGAATTGTTCAAGCAGTGGGAAGTATTGATGAATTACAAGAAATGGCTTTGCGAAAAGCAGTAGAATTAGCTCCTTTAGCAGCTGACCGAAAAAATTTTGGAGCTCATAAAGAAATGCTTTATGGAGAGAATGCCGCAATCAATTTAAATCATGGCCCAGCCCATATGCTTAAAAATTCCAAAGAATTTGACGTATGA
- a CDS encoding NAD(P)H-dependent oxidoreductase has protein sequence MKICLIFGHFNTSNSFNAAVRDTFIEEAKKNGHEIDLINLYDEKEQLPFYRSDINPPPKLVIDYRERLEKSDAMFLMGACHNLRMNVIIENWIDWVLHPTWFFSYKSILPDNKFFKNYGYPVPGAMKNKIGIVSITYGGPMVSYFNFSFFKNIPFRRLKKTVFQLGGLKTKYLRFFSVLPNMSNQEFDNHMNKVKEFARNL, from the coding sequence ATGAAAATTTGCTTAATTTTTGGTCATTTTAATACCTCTAACTCATTTAATGCTGCCGTAAGAGATACTTTTATTGAAGAAGCAAAAAAAAATGGACATGAAATAGACTTAATCAATTTATATGATGAGAAAGAGCAATTGCCTTTTTATCGAAGCGATATAAATCCTCCACCAAAATTAGTAATAGATTACAGGGAAAGGTTAGAAAAATCAGATGCAATGTTTTTGATGGGAGCCTGTCATAATTTGAGAATGAACGTAATCATTGAGAATTGGATAGACTGGGTTTTGCATCCAACGTGGTTTTTTTCGTACAAATCAATTCTACCGGATAACAAATTCTTTAAAAACTATGGTTATCCAGTCCCAGGTGCTATGAAAAATAAAATAGGAATTGTTTCGATAACCTATGGAGGACCAATGGTGAGCTATTTTAATTTTTCTTTTTTTAAAAACATCCCATTTAGGAGATTAAAGAAGACAGTTTTTCAACTTGGAGGCCTAAAAACTAAGTATCTAAGATTTTTTTCAGTTCTTCCAAATATGAGCAATCAAGAATTCGATAATCATATGAACAAGGTAAAGGAGTTTGCGAGAAATCTTTAA